The DNA sequence CTGTCTCTAtgagtttgtcttttcttttactctacatttaaaaaaaataagctaaatTCTGTTTGGCTCCTGGAAAATAGTTGACTGAAGGTGATTTCCTGCACTGTTCTTAGTTTGGTAGATTTGAGTTTCAGCTCGTCTTGTTGTACCTTGTTGTAGAGTTTAGCATTCAGTCGGTAAGATTGATATTcagctttccttttttcctcctccctcctcctctgcacCTCAGGTAGATTCTCATAAATCCTGGAGGGCAAACAGGTTTaggcaaaatgttttaaatgtctcaTGTAGTTTAggttgtttaaatattttaatgacataGTAACAGGAGAAAATTAGGCAAATAAAACTTACTGTTTTGATCTCTGGATCATCTCCTTTCTGGGAACAGCTCGTCTGAGAAGAACGGTGCCTAAATGGAAAGGTAACAAGCCATTACCCCAAGTACTTACTAAAATGCTactggtaaaaagaaaaagctattTCTCTTCTAAAAACtttgcataaaaacatgtaaGGTTACGCTAAAACAAACACCTAAGTTAAGAGGCTCTgtgcacaaaaaaaagcaaaaccaaaattCTGTTGTGACACTGACCTGCGATTTGACAAGTAGCTGTCACCATAatgagcagaaaacaaaaaaaaggtgcagCACTTGATCTTCTAATAGTGTGTTCTTGAGACCCTACCTGGCTTTGGCAGTCTGAAGAGTTCATCTTCCTCTCTAGTGAAAACAGGCTTCAGTTTCCTCTCCTCCATCTGCAGAGCCAGACGCCTCATCCTCTGTCTGGACCGAGAGATGAACTCTGGCCGCTGCATCTCCAGAGCCTCCTGCAGGATTTAAAAGAAGCATAAACCAGAGGTCAAGAtagagttttttttgttatgtacaGTTACTTACTGTTCTATAAAATGCCCAACCTATATCTAGCTGGACATATAAAGTATCAGTGCTTTCATGACAAGAAAGCCCTATGGAGGAAGATGAAATATGGCTGCCTCTCTAAAAACCATAGCAGGTGAATTCCTTCTCAAACCTACAAATGAACAACCGTCCCATTTtataagaaaaaactaaactaaacgaCAACTACAGACCAACCTGAAGAGAGACACGTGCCAGACCAGAGGACATCTTTTTGGGTCTCAGCTCTGGATCAACTTCAGCATGATGTATGAAAGTGGGCTGTTGATTTCTGTCACCATGGACTTGTCTCTGTCTGAGCGGTTCTCTCCACGGATGTCTTGTTCCATAAGGTTCAAACCAGGCAGTGCTAGGCCTCCATGCTGACGACTCGTCTTCAGGCTGGTTCTCCTTCCTCGCCTCTGATCTCAGATCGTCAGCAGAGATAAACCAAGAAACACCTGAAACCCACAAATCTATTATTAAATTAAGTCGAATTACAGGGTCaaactgacataaaaacaaaataactacGCACATATAagtatactgaaaaaaaaaatacattaaagtaaaacatcCTTTAACAGATAAAAGACGATGACAGAACTAAAATggcatttcattatttaaagttCAGTAGCGAGACGCTAAGATAAAAACAGGTTGGCTTGCGAATTTAAAATACCTTCAGGGTAAGGCTTTGATGGGcttctcttgctctttctctgcttttggAACTCTCCACTCTTTGATAAGCTCCTCTGGCCTCCTGTTCTTCTCTCTGCACTGAACAAGGATAGTGAGATCGGCCTCGGAGCACTGGTTTCACCAGGTGATGGGAACGTGGTTCCAACATCTCTGGTGTGTCTTCGAGTCCCGTTACTAACAATCTCCAGGTCACCTGAGGAAAAGGAGAACAATGTGAagaactttataaaaaaaaaaaaaaaacctatgttCATGGCAACTTTGCTTTGTTGGAGTTGGAACTTCAGGTTTAGCGGTTTAGCTAACCTCAGCAGATTTACATACGTGGCCCAGATTTATTATTGTTGCCTCTTGGTGTGACTGGGTGCATGACTGGTTTTCTTTATCAGTATATAGGGTAGATCTGCAATAAACAATTgctctttaaataaaagtaaaatctgaaTATTGCTGGTCCCGTCACCTAATAAACTGaacctcctctttttttcattctgaGATGGTTTCTATTTGCAGAGAATGACAAAAATCAATCAGGAACAATTCAAGTAGtgaatacattacattacatacagaGTAAATACATTATATGTCAAAAACTGGACCCTGCATTAAATTTGAGGACAAGACAGCACAAACTAATGCTAGCAAGTCTCTTCAAGTCAGACTGTCTCTTCGAGTTACACTGTCATAAAAGTGGCTTCTGTTTCTTATGGGGGAGGGGGCACCTTAAACATTCTGTACAAACTATCTGCCAACAACTGGCGTCAGTGTGAGAAAGTCGATAATGGTTATTATTAACAATGGTTATTTAAACTTACCTTAACAATGAATACATGTCGTTTGGTAAtataaaagttttcttttttagaacAACAGAGTAATCTGTTGTGCTGGACTGACCTGCCTGGATGCCTTTACTGACCAGTTTTACAGCCTTCTTGGTACCGAAAGTTCTGGAAGGGCCACTGTGTGATGGGAGCATGTAAGTGCTGGTTGATGACGCAGAATCAGCAGCAACCTGCAGACCAATGCAAGCACAATAAAGTTTAATATCAGCTTAATATCTTCTAAGTTCAGGTTTAACTGACCTGAGGAAACCCTGTTTATTCTATGTgagacaaatataaataaacatataggAAACCATACTTCATAACAGGACTGAGGACAACATGCAGATGTACATACAGATTCATCTGTGCCACTAGTCTCTGATTGTGTGCTTATGTGAGGGGCGGCCAAGTTTCTCCCCGTCCTCTgctcctttccttctttctgctTGTTGATGGTACTGTAAAGTTTACTGAGGCTGGGGCTGCTTTTCAGATACTGGACTCTATGAGCGCCGAATGCTCGGATCAGTCGGGCAGTGTCAATGGTGGACATGGAGCCAGACACCGTGGACAACGTGTCGGTTCCGTCTCTGTCTGCAGGACAGAGGTGCTGACTCTGGAAGGAGCTGCGTGAGAGACTGGAGGTGAAGAAGGCATGACTGTCGTCCCCTGCAGGCTGAGACTTCTCTACCTGAAGCCTCTGTGTCCAGGTGTAACTGGGGAGATCATCTTCCATCCGTTTACTTCCCCCGATGTTCCGCtctgcttctctggcctcataGCGTAAACTGCTTTCGTCCCCTCTCAGATGCCGCTTTTCTTCTCCTGTAGCATGTTTGCGCCTCATTCCTAGCTTCTGATTTATGGGGTAAGAATCATGATATTCCTCCGCTTGTTCTGGCACATCAGCAGCTCTTGTGTTATGAATTGAATGAGACAAGCGCTCAAGACGGTCCAGCAGTGAAGCCTCTCTTTCGGTAGCTGGCCGCGACTCCTCTAGTCTCAACAGATGACAGAACCTCTGCCACAGCTCGTCCAAACTTCTTTGCTGCGAGTCAGGGTGATGGATGCCAGGATACCGGCTCTGCTGTTCTCTGGAATCACCGATGAAGTTTTGGTTCACATGAGGACTTTTTCTGTCATGGTCCATCTCCATACGAACAGGCTGAAATGCCTCATTACTTGGCTCTGGTGAATTATGAGTAAAAAACGGAACCGGGCTGGTTCCTTGGTCTCTCGTGGAGGGTTCTTGTTTGCTTGATGTTGGGACTCTGGTAAAGGCACCTGACACCTGAGACGATTGATGCAGCACTTGGCTCTGACAGGTTTCGCTTTTATCTGTTGCCACAGAAGCATCtttaagagagagagacacaacaTGTGTTAAGACAGAATTTAGAGAAAGCAATTCTTTATAAACAATTATACTAATTAATACTAAATACATTAGGACCGCAAACATGTAAGTTTAACATCCTCCTGGTTACACAGAGCtctatgaaaataaaaaatatatagtacTGGAAAACCTTTATTTAATGGGCTCCACTGTATTTCTTAGCTGTTCCCGAGTGTGTTACTGCCAGTTTAACAATGCTCCTTTCATCTCATCACATacaatgcacacatttttaaagtttcaatTACTATATACCAACTACATTCAACCAGACTGATATGTTCAAATTAAGCAATGACAGACTTTATTGTTTTGGAAAAGTGGTACTTGTTTATACATGCATTCACCATATGAATACGTCAgctataaaattaaatgttggcATTAATTCAGTAACTACTGAGAGTATGAATACTGCGATACCGTATTTTCAGCTCACCTCTGCGTTCAGGTTGCTGCATTCTGAAGGTAGCCGTTTTGAACCTCTTGCTGTAGATGCCCTCTGTATGTCTGATAGTGACTCCACGGTCCAACCCTGGATTGAGGTGCCCGAGGATGTCACTACTGAATCGTGGGGGCAAGGCGTCGTCTGAGCCTGGGGAGAAATTAACAGTTGCTTGTTGTTGTGTTCTATTCAAAGGTTTCATTCCTGAGAAAACACTGACGGAGAAGTAACCAACATTTTAAGCCAGTAATGAACAGtagacattacaaaaaaaaaaaaaacctggagtCCTTTCTCCCTCTGCCTGCCTGCTGGGGCCTTTGCTCAGTCTTTGTCTCACTCTGCCCCTGAACGTGAATAATTAATGAAAAGCCTGGTGCAGGTTACAATAGACCAGCTGCTACTCATACAGACACAAGGGAAATGAAAGCAGAGCCTGCATCTTTATCACATACTCAACGGACAATTCAATTCTCTGGAACCAAAATGATTTACCTTTTTAACTTTAcctatttttaccatttttgagCTGAATCAGATTCAAACCTTGTACACAGATATTTCCCAGGgtcatttgaatttttattttcagattgagATGCACAATTCATACATCtttaacatttttccttttatcaTTGGTTGTTTGTGTTGAGTTAAGAGCCATTTTCGTCTTTCCACAAGTTCCCCAATCTAATGGACTTTAAGCTGTGTTCTTCAGCCTGCTGCTTAAAGATGTTCaaaataaagtcatttaaaGACAGAATTATTCTCtatacatatattaaaaaagagagagacctAAACATCAGAACTAAATTTggtattggttttattttttgagctctggtgcatcctgtttccactgatcatcctcgacatgtttctacaacttgattggcctcagagacaggattgttcAGAGACCACTTGGAGTTTGCCAGAAgacacctgaaggactctcacaacagaaacaaagttctctggtctgatgaaacaaagattgaactctttggcctgaatgccaagagtcatgtctggaggaaatcGGACAcagtgtgccaagcttgtagcttgaggctgtaattggtgctaaaggtgcttcaacaaaatATTAAGCAAAGGAGGTGAATACTTATgcacattgatttttttcatttatttttaatacatttgcaaagattttaaagttCTTTCATGtagtcattatggggtattgtttgtagaattgagGAAATTAAATGATAATCCATTGTGgaattagtaaaaataaaacaaaaatatgttcacTTCACTTAATAAGGCAAATAAACCACAAATTCTCACATGAGAAAAGTTTATAATACATGGCATTTTGGCTAGAAAAAGTacttattaaaacattattataattttgaatTGGCTATAAATATCCATGCAAACAATTGCACCAATAAATGGTAAGTGCCATGTTATGTGCTAAACACAGGTAAAGCAGAAATCATGCTCTACTGGCACAtctagttttttaaaattattgtggtcatttaattttcagtttaaaGTAGAAGGCCAGATTTTAAAAGAAGAGACTCTAGTACACCAATGGTAATGTGTAGGTATCAACAAAGCTGCTCAATACAAAAACTGTGTACCTGTGTGTGAGCTCTCTATGGTTGTGTCAGAGGGACCTGTAGAAGAGACATCAGCTTCTGTCTGAGGGACGTAGAAGAGCTCCTCACTACCACCAGGTTTATAAGGCAACAAAACAGGCATTGCTGTAGGAGGTGAGACACAAGGAACAAAAAGCATAGATAAATCATATAGAAGATATTTCACAGAGAAAGCAATTTTTATATTTGCCTGATGAGTTAAGAAATTTACTATGTAGATAGATATCATGTAGCGAGGGCAGATGGTacattttcaagaaaaaaacccagctcctaaaatgtttgcttttctgttggagcagctgtgtgatGGGCATTTATGGTAGAGCAATACAAGCAACGTAAAGAGAAAaacctacatttttaaaatcagtggcCCCTGCTGTGATACCGACAACCTACTCCTATATCCCCGCTCTTTGTGTTCTCATATGGCCTAGTTTAAAACTGGTCCACATCATGTTATTAGGACATAAATAAAAGCTTCCTTGTTGCTTTAGGTTACATAATACTCAACAAGACAAATATGAGACAAAGCTTTAACAGCCTACCTGATGATTCAGTGTTTAAGTGCCCTGGGGAAACTTCAGGTCTGTGATGAGGTGCAGAAGATTGTGCAGATGTATAGGTGGATGTACCTTGAGATACAGCGGTTTTAAATAGGATGGAAGAGTCGGTGCGTTCAAGCCCGTGCTGTCTGATTTGCTCTCGTGTTTCAAACCACTCTGGTggactggaaaaacaaaaaccttcgTCTGCACTGCTAGCAGTAGAAGAGGAGTATCTAGGGGGAACAAATTTTGCTGGCACCTCTGTAACATCATCGTCAAAACTGGAGAGGACAGCACTGGTTTGTCTGTGATCACTTGCTTTTGGGGACAGAGTGAAATGGACACGATTGATGTGACCAGTCTTAGGAGGGGACGCAGAGGTAGTTATGCCTATGGCCTGTTCGGCTCCATGACCATTAGAAAGAGTGCGATCCTGGACAGATACCTCATCATTCACATCTTCTTTATGGACATTTTGTGAGGGTGAAGGATTATCTTCAAGTTGGCCTCCAACAGTGTCTTGCCTCTTCTTATTTCCTGACATTAACTGAGAATTTGGATCTTGATTTCTGGTAGAGAGACTGCTTGGTTCAAACTCCAACGCTGCCTCTCGAGTAGTCTTACTGTCTTCATTCTCAGAAAGCGGAAGCTGCTTATTAGCTTTAGGGTGTTCAACTGCTTCTGTGGAGAGCTCAGCCAGGTGGAGTGGCTCTGGAGCTGGGCTGAGTGGAGGCGCAGGTGAtgtggagggagaggaggaggtggagcgcTTCCGGGTGGCAATAGTGATCGATTTAAGGGGACAAGGGTGTGTTCTGGGGAGAGTGACTCCTTCTCTGGCTGCAATTTCATGTATACGAGCCTCCAATTTTAGGTGGCGAGGGTGCTGAAGCTGCACAGTGGAATCAGGGAGGTCTGTGCTAAGGCCTTGCATCGTCCGGTCGTTCATCTTACTAAAAGCGACGAATGTCTCTACTGGCTGAGGTGGATCCTGTCTCACCGGGACCACAACATTGCATGTTCCACTGCTCTCGGTATCTGTGCTCTCCTGGCTCTGGAATTAGAAGGTAAGAATGATCTGTGAAGCAGCAAGTCCTGAAAAGGTAATAGTTTACCTTATTACCTGTGAATTAATTAATCCACCACAATCATTTGTGTTACATTCACATCAAAACGTTTTAGCACAGTAACCAACCCTTGAACTCGTTTGCCAAATAGTCTGACATGCTGGAATAAAGCAACACAGCAACCAAACCTCAAAGTTAATTATTAAAGCTTACTGATTTTGTTAAATAAGGAACGTCAAACACTAGCTGAAACACGCCAGTTACCTTAAGAGTGAGATCTGTCCAGACAttaagagaaagacagaatcacaaaaatacaaattagctgatttaaaaacataaatttttgCTAATAATTTACAATACTTTGTGCATTTGAACTTTGATAAGTTTTAAGGCTTTAAACATGTGACTGTTTGCTATGTGAAGTGTAAATATACAGCTGTCTTCATGAGTTATACCATCATAATGTTTTTCAACAGAAGGTCTTTCTTGATCTCCTCAATTCGGTCTCTATCTTCTTTGTCCAACTCCCGAGACTCACACCGCTGTCCTGAGATCTTCAGCTTTATCCACTctgcaaaatcaaaacaaactttCAATAAAGTTTAACTCTTAGGTGCTATATCACACACTGACTACATTGTTATACCTTTGGCTTTGCTCTCTTCTTGGTCAGTGATGCTGTTTGAACTGGACACCATTGTAGATGGAGATTCGCTCTGGAGTAACTTGGCCACTCTGACCGCCAGTGAGCTCTCACTGCTTCCATCACTCAGCAATCCCTGATCTGTTTCACTGACTATAATTGAGGAGGACCTACTATGTGTTGGATGTCCAATTTTAGTTGTTTCGTCCTCTTCTGGTGCCCCCACTGTGTCTGAAGAAGTAGATGAGAGCTGCTGCGTACTCACAGGTGGCAGAGGGATGATAACAGCTGGCTGTGTTGGGATTTTGCTATCAGGAGGTGCAGCACTGCAGCCCTCAGGCTCTGTTCGTCGGGCTGGTTTGGAAAGGACCAGAGTCGCAGTACCATCTTGTGTCCCTATAGCTACTGCAGGGGCTGCAACAAGAGCTTGTGTGGATGgataactttgttttaatttctcagaGGTAAGCATAGAGTCAGATGACGACCTAGCCACCAGAAAGGAGGAATGAGTTCTGGGATCTTCAGCGGTAGAGGAGGAAGTGAATGAGTAGTCCTGCAGTCTGGGGGTTTTCGTCCTCAGTGAGGAGATGTCCCTCAAGGCCTTTGAGCTTTCAAAAGAATCCTCTGTACTTTGATTTAAACTACGGCTTGTTGGCAAGGGTGACCCAACGTTTCTTTCACCACACGTCAACTTGGTACCTAATGACACCTCAGAACCAAACCTCTGTCCCAGCTGGACAACATTCTGGTTGCTGGTTAAACTGCTTTCTTTCGGTTGTTGCTGGCTGGAATGCAGTACAGAAACATGGTTGTCTTTATAAGGCTGGGAGGAGGATGGACTCCTGGATGCAGTGTGGATAGCTTCTGTATCTGACAATGAAGGACACGTAGTCTGATCTGGGATCAGTACAGCTGGACTAAGACTGTCCACACATAATGGTATGGATATACTTGACTCCACTGACAGAATGCTGGACCTGGAAAACTCCCCTTTATGAGGACTGCCACCTGAAGATACAAAAGATACAATGTTTGCGCCATCTTTTTGTCtgttaaatgcatttacaaaaaataggCTGTTAGAATTTTATAAGTTCCATTTTCAAAAAGTTTAGGCACCTTCAGAAGGTTCTGCACTCTTGGTCGGGGTACCAATAGAGCCTCTGATTGTGCAGAGATCAGTGGGAGAGAACTCAGGCTCTCTGATTGGCCCTCTGGGTACAAATGGAGTCAAGATTTTCGAGGGAGACTGGTCAATACCTAGGTTATGAAGATACACCTGGgggtttaaacacacacacagaacacatcAGGCAAAGTCTGTTCCCCCCTTATCTATGATGCATGCTGCGAAAAAGtatgtattaaatatttatgttttaaaatattattatatgtcATTCCTGTTTTCAATTACCGGAATTCGTTCTTCAATGTTGAGCTCTTGATGCCTGGGCTGAGGTGGCGGTGTTGACAGTTTTGATGTCCAGTATGGGGCATAATTATCAACCTCTAGGCTGGTGACAGAAGAAGCTCCAATCGAAGCTCTTAATTTAAGTCCACTGTTGTAACTATCTTGGGAACTTGAAAGTGCCACTCTATCAACCGACACATCACTGAACTGACTGAGTGTCATGAGAGGTGATGCTTGAACTGTGGTGCTTGGCTTCTGGAAGTCATTCGGTATctgacttttgtctttttctggaGGTTTCGCCGTCTTTTGAACTTTCTTTTCCGACATGACAACTGTGCTATGAGAGGAGTGGGATTGTGACCTGCCAAATGGAGGAGCACCGCTCTGAGCTACAGACACAGTGTTATCCTTGTCATTAGGAGCACTACCCACTGCCTGTCCTATTCCTGGAAAAGAGGAGCAAGATATAACTGAGGAGGACCTCTGTGTGACAGTCTGGTTGGCAGTACTTGAGACTGGAGGCTGTTGTAAACTCTTCACCTGCTGACTGAGGATATGATTCAGAGTGTCAGATACTGCATCGTAAGCTTTCTTTTTGGGAGAGATACCAGAAAATCCTTGCAGAGCCAAGCTATCAAACAGCGACGTATTGCCTGAACTCTGATTTGCCCTCCAAGCGTCTACTTTCTGCATATAGTTGAGACTTGGGAGAAACTGCACTTTTTCAGAGGTAGTTTCCTGTTGGCCCTGCTTTTTCACTTGAGAACAATGGTCTTCAGCAACAGGATCTGGCTGTGGAGAGGTGCCTGTGCCTGTGTTTGATTGATTCATTGAGTTCTCTTTATCAGATTCTACAACAGAAAGTTGCCCTAATTTAGTCTTGACACTTGATTTAGGTGTGGCCTTAAAAACCCCTGGAGTGGACTGCGACTGTGGAAGAAAACCCAGGTAGGACCCATCAATCCCTGTTTGGTTTCCAAAGGACCAATGGTCTTGCTGTTGGTGAACTCTTGGTATAACacctgctgaaaacacacatgtCCATGGTGCACCACCAGGATTTGTTCTTGTCACACCTAACTTGCCTTCAGAAATCTCTGTAGGAATTTGTGTGAGCGATGAACATGGTGATGTGGgacttttctcctgtttttgtttagattcAGCTTCATGTTTGCTGTGCCTCTCTGCCTCAGCCAGAAGCTCTCTGTGTAATGCTTCAGTAGTGTCATCAGGCTGAGTGCTGCGGGACCCCGTGGTAATGTTACAGACCTCAGACGACAGTGTTTGAGATTGTTCAGGGTTTGTACATATATCAGGTTCTCGTGTTTGCTGTTGAGAAAGAGAAGCTTCACCTGGAGGACCTTCTATTCTAAACAGGCTTTGGTCAGTGCCTGGTTTGCAAACTTTAGTGCTTTTAGAGTCTCTAACCAGAGATGCTGTGCTCTTCACAGACATCCCTGAGGAAGAGGAAATGGCACTACTGCTGCTTGGCATGCCAATATCTTTCTGAAGGCGTTCCAGAAGTTGCTGGGCAGGAATATCCTTACTCAAAAACAAAGTCTCATCCTCATTAGTCTCCCCCACTAGTTTGCCTAGTGATTCTAAACCATTTTCACTGCTACCTGTGTCAACTATGGATGGTGCTTTCTGTTTGTCAGTTGAGAAGTGAGAGCTTTCATTTAGTCGGTCAGCCTCTGGCGACAAACTATGTTGGGacagagagcagcagctgcTTGCTCTTTCGTCAGAGAGGACAGTTGCCTGCGACAATGAGCCACACTCAGAGGCCTGAGTGGTCCATTCCTGGGACAGAGCATGAAATCTCACTGATGCCACTGAATTGTCAGGGTACGcccttgaaaataaaaatttaaatacataacatcaacaaattaaacttttatttacattataatcCTGTTGTAGAAAAACTGgtaattgacatttttttaccTTAAAGGGGCAAATTCATTGTCACTTTGATGGAATAATAAGTATTCAGTCAAGTTGTGTTCCACACCAGCAGTTGCAGCCAACAGGGTAAGGGCTGGAGACAAATTACTGTCCTGAAATTCTGACCATACAGAAAGTGTTTGATTTCTACACGCAACATAACCAGGCATAACACTTACTGTACACCTGAATTACTGAAActacaaactttaaaaaaacagaaagccCCAAAGGAATAAATAAGAACCTACTGTGTTGAATGATCAACTACACAACTTTAAATGTCAGTTTCAATACCTTGGCATAATGAACGAACAtagtaaacataaaaataatatttactaCGTTTATGTAATCAAATCCACAGATTTCCAACAATTAATGCTTCTAAATACCTATTCAACATtatgacaaaaatgtatataagttaataaacatattatttCATTCAATGCACATACCTAGTTGCAAAGAATGTCCTCCTGGCTGTTGAAGCTCAACATCATCTGTAGTAGGTCCAGGCTGCCTTAGGTTGCAACTGGCACTGTGGTGACTTTGAGTTGGTTGGTTTTTGGGCGTTTGTCCAACAGACTGACTTACACCTTCATCTGCTAGCAGCTGAGGAGACAGTGGCACCCTCTGTGAATCAGTGAAACTTAATGCATAACTTAATGTCCCCATGTCCTTTAACCCTGCAATGTAATCTTGACAaaactaaactgtttttaaaaagttagttAACAGCTCTATAGTTCTTATAGAGCATTGTGCTAAAACatatccttaaaaaaaaaaaaagaagtcccACACAGGCCAAAACAAGAATGAACACTGAGATCAACATGAAGTTGATCTACAAAATGTAGAAaccaaaatcaaaagaaaaccaATCTGACAACCCCTAACGCTATTAGCAAGGCTACATACACGTAATTTTCCCTGTCAACTATTTCCACCTACAAGATTTCCAAAATACACTGAGTAGTGTGTTAAAACATAACTTTTTTAACATCAGCAAACTGTCTGAACACATCTGTAACTTAATGCACAACGCATGGGGTGGGGACTAAGGATCATGATTCCATCTATACAACGGTGTGCTTCCCTGTTATCGGGGCTCAGAACCGCCACTAAGGGATCGAATTGATTGCTGGGCGGGgctacacctggtggggtgggattcggtcccgcggccttctgcatcgcAACCTGATGTTTTACCCCTAATTGAGGATAAACTGTAAGCGGTCATCTGCTGCCGTTTTGGGTCGAAAATATGTTCCTCGTGATACAAACGCACGCTCACCTTGCAAATTGCACTTTcctttaaaagttaaatgaaatcATTGTGCATATGTCTTATCacgtttagtttgtttattaaCATTAGCTGACAAGCAAAGCTTAACGTTAATTAGCAACAGGTGGGGATAATGACACATGGCTAAACAATGTACTATCTGCACACTGCTGCATAGATAGTCACCGCTCATCTGTGTCGCTGCCATTAACAAACCCCACACTGCGTTTAAAAGGCAGGAGTATAGTCGATAAagtagctaacgttagctaacaaCCACGAACATGGTAAGTTAGCACTTACCCAAGCTAGGTACTGAAATCGGCCAACGCTAGGTAATTGCACGCGAAAGCGAAACACGCCAGAGATGCTGCATAATATCATGTCAAAACACGAATAACGTTCAcgttataaaataaatcacctCTGAAAGATCCATGTTGTTGTCAGTCCACAACATTGACCGCGCTG is a window from the Channa argus isolate prfri chromosome 16, Channa argus male v1.0, whole genome shotgun sequence genome containing:
- the alms1 gene encoding serine-rich adhesin for platelets isoform X4, coding for MILCSISGVFRFRVQLPSVGRFQYLAWLLADEGVSQSVGQTPKNQPTQSHHSASCNLRQPGPTTDDVELQQPGGHSLQLEFQDSNLSPALTLLAATAGVEHNLTEYLLFHQSDNEFAPLRAYPDNSVASVRFHALSQEWTTQASECGSLSQATVLSDERASSCCSLSQHSLSPEADRLNESSHFSTDKQKAPSIVDTGSSENGLESLGKLVGETNEDETLFLSKDIPAQQLLERLQKDIGMPSSSSAISSSSGMSVKSTASLVRDSKSTKVCKPGTDQSLFRIEGPPGEASLSQQQTREPDICTNPEQSQTLSSEVCNITTGSRSTQPDDTTEALHRELLAEAERHSKHEAESKQKQEKSPTSPCSSLTQIPTEISEGKLGVTRTNPGGAPWTCVFSAGVIPRVHQQQDHWSFGNQTGIDGSYLGFLPQSQSTPGVFKATPKSSVKTKLGQLSVVESDKENSMNQSNTGTGTSPQPDPVAEDHCSQVKKQGQQETTSEKVQFLPSLNYMQKVDAWRANQSSGNTSLFDSLALQGFSGISPKKKAYDAVSDTLNHILSQQVKSLQQPPVSSTANQTVTQRSSSVISCSSFPGIGQAVGSAPNDKDNTVSVAQSGAPPFGRSQSHSSHSTVVMSEKKVQKTAKPPEKDKSQIPNDFQKPSTTVQASPLMTLSQFSDVSVDRVALSSSQDSYNSGLKLRASIGASSVTSLEVDNYAPYWTSKLSTPPPQPRHQELNIEERIPVYLHNLGIDQSPSKILTPFVPRGPIREPEFSPTDLCTIRGSIGTPTKSAEPSEGGSPHKGEFSRSSILSVESSISIPLCVDSLSPAVLIPDQTTCPSLSDTEAIHTASRSPSSSQPYKDNHVSVLHSSQQQPKESSLTSNQNVVQLGQRFGSEVSLGTKLTCGERNVGSPLPTSRSLNQSTEDSFESSKALRDISSLRTKTPRLQDYSFTSSSTAEDPRTHSSFLVARSSSDSMLTSEKLKQSYPSTQALVAAPAVAIGTQDGTATLVLSKPARRTEPEGCSAAPPDSKIPTQPAVIIPLPPVSTQQLSSTSSDTVGAPEEDETTKIGHPTHSRSSSIIVSETDQGLLSDGSSESSLAVRVAKLLQSESPSTMVSSSNSITDQEESKAKEWIKLKISGQRCESRELDKEDRDRIEEIKKDLLLKNIMMSQESTDTESSGTCNVVVPVRQDPPQPVETFVAFSKMNDRTMQGLSTDLPDSTVQLQHPRHLKLEARIHEIAAREGVTLPRTHPCPLKSITIATRKRSTSSSPSTSPAPPLSPAPEPLHLAELSTEAVEHPKANKQLPLSENEDSKTTREAALEFEPSSLSTRNQDPNSQLMSGNKKRQDTVGGQLEDNPSPSQNVHKEDVNDEVSVQDRTLSNGHGAEQAIGITTSASPPKTGHINRVHFTLSPKASDHRQTSAVLSSFDDDVTEVPAKFVPPRYSSSTASSADEGFCFSSPPEWFETREQIRQHGLERTDSSILFKTAVSQGTSTYTSAQSSAPHHRPEVSPGHLNTESSAMPVLLPYKPGGSEELFYVPQTEADVSSTGPSDTTIESSHTGSDDALPPRFSSDILGHLNPGLDRGVTIRHTEGIYSKRFKTATFRMQQPERRDASVATDKSETCQSQVLHQSSQVSGAFTRVPTSSKQEPSTRDQGTSPVPFFTHNSPEPSNEAFQPVRMEMDHDRKSPHVNQNFIGDSREQQSRYPGIHHPDSQQRSLDELWQRFCHLLRLEESRPATEREASLLDRLERLSHSIHNTRAADVPEQAEEYHDSYPINQKLGMRRKHATGEEKRHLRGDESSLRYEAREAERNIGGSKRMEDDLPSYTWTQRLQVEKSQPAGDDSHAFFTSSLSRSSFQSQHLCPADRDGTDTLSTVSGSMSTIDTARLIRAFGAHRVQYLKSSPSLSKLYSTINKQKEGKEQRTGRNLAAPHISTQSETSGTDESVAADSASSTSTYMLPSHSGPSRTFGTKKAVKLVSKGIQAGDLEIVSNGTRRHTRDVGTTFPSPGETSAPRPISLSLFSAERRTGGQRSLSKSGEFQKQRKSKRSPSKPYPEGVSWFISADDLRSEARKENQPEDESSAWRPSTAWFEPYGTRHPWREPLRQRQVHGDRNQQPTFIHHAEVDPELRPKKMSSGLARVSLQEALEMQRPEFISRSRQRMRRLALQMEERKLKPVFTREEDELFRLPKPGTVLLRRAVPRKEMIQRSKQIYENLPEVQRRREEEKRKAEYQSYRLNAKLYNKRITNHVLGRRSAWQ